One Setaria viridis chromosome 5, Setaria_viridis_v4.0, whole genome shotgun sequence genomic region harbors:
- the LOC117855561 gene encoding uncharacterized protein — protein MKKVQARRQRIPAFGEWNYDYGGAGDWPVTQYFDSAMQAGLVVTIPPSPKPAKKAVKWSGSATLEAEDEKQRQAVVVGLGEQGAVKIQGKQSRVADAGAHASPAYKACRLAVKAVDQDLYQIPPDMLCHEPRKRLTRRSVWMGCLGLSCVA, from the exons atgaAG AAGGTGCAGGCGAGGCGGCAGCGCATCCCGGCGTTCGGGGAGTGGAACTACGactacggcggcgccggcgactgGCCGGTCACCCAGTACTTCGACTCCGCCATGCAGGCCGGTCTGGTCGTGACCATACCGCCCTCGCCCAAGCCAGCCAAGAAG GCGGTGAAGTGGAGTGGCAGTGCGACACTGGAGGCGGAGGACGAGAAGCAGCggcaggcggtggtggtggggctgGGCGAGCAGGGCGCGGTGAAGATCCAGGGGAAGCAGAGCCGGGTGGCCGACGCGGGGGCCCACGCCTCCCCTGCTTACAAGGCGTGCCGGCTGGCCGTCAAGGCCGTGGACCAGGACCTCTACCAGATCCCGCCCGACATGCTCTGCCACGAGCCCAGG AAGAGGCTGACGAGGAGGAGCGTGTGGATGGGCTGCCTGGGGCTCAGCTGCGTCGCCTAG